One segment of Paenibacillus sp. FSL R7-0337 DNA contains the following:
- a CDS encoding diguanylate cyclase — MGFQLDIKSLLYLFILGNLFSGLMITFYRYHFPKDIASSLFIASKWIQVIFWSSILLWDYIPHRIAVPLSNALILAGGGLEIAALMMMMGMLDGRAKLYYLVITAGSILSFVVVALFFNHPNIRVATTSLWVMLFVLYPGCRLTASPERSPLQKILAAVFYAIAAVMLLRSFVALAVEPDMGPLTANPAQYLYYLGMFLMLIGGLAAFILLSNEHSYQKLKRIATYDSLTGILGRRAFLLEAELKLALAAKKSEYCTLLLLDLDHFKKVNDTYGHDTGDTVLQDFALTAESTLAGGDLFGRVGGEEFAILLYGQDAQSSSHQAEALRETLKEASVHSLPSGYTVSIGIISVLPEQHTSLNTLYKLCDLALYQAKQEGRDRVVRVRVDEPSNTYHTYTYR; from the coding sequence ATGGGCTTTCAGCTTGATATTAAGTCGCTGTTATACTTGTTCATTCTGGGAAATTTATTTTCCGGCCTGATGATTACGTTTTACCGCTACCACTTCCCCAAAGACATTGCCTCCAGTCTATTCATTGCCTCCAAGTGGATTCAGGTGATCTTCTGGAGCTCCATTCTGCTGTGGGACTATATTCCCCATAGAATCGCTGTACCTCTGAGCAATGCGCTCATTCTGGCCGGCGGAGGGCTGGAGATTGCTGCGCTGATGATGATGATGGGCATGCTGGACGGCCGGGCGAAGCTCTATTATCTGGTAATCACGGCAGGGAGCATACTCAGCTTCGTTGTCGTTGCCCTGTTCTTCAACCATCCCAATATACGGGTCGCAACAACCTCGCTATGGGTCATGCTGTTTGTGCTCTACCCAGGCTGCCGCTTGACAGCGAGCCCGGAGCGTTCTCCGCTCCAGAAGATACTCGCCGCCGTATTTTATGCGATTGCAGCGGTGATGCTCCTCAGGTCATTTGTTGCGCTGGCGGTGGAACCGGATATGGGCCCGCTGACGGCTAATCCGGCGCAGTATTTATATTATCTCGGGATGTTCCTGATGCTGATTGGAGGGCTTGCCGCCTTTATCCTCCTCTCCAATGAGCATTCCTACCAGAAACTGAAGCGTATCGCTACCTACGACAGCCTGACGGGGATTCTGGGCCGCAGGGCTTTCCTGTTGGAAGCCGAACTGAAGCTGGCGCTTGCCGCCAAGAAGAGTGAATATTGTACCTTACTGCTGCTGGATCTGGATCATTTCAAAAAAGTGAATGATACCTACGGGCATGACACAGGCGATACTGTACTGCAGGATTTCGCGCTCACTGCCGAGAGTACGCTTGCGGGCGGCGACTTGTTCGGACGGGTAGGCGGAGAGGAATTCGCCATTCTGCTGTACGGGCAGGACGCGCAGAGCAGCAGCCATCAGGCGGAAGCGCTGCGGGAGACACTTAAGGAGGCTTCTGTACACAGTCTGCCCAGCGGATATACGGTCAGTATCGGTATAATATCAGTGCTGCCCGAACAGCATACCAGCTTGAACACACTCTACAAGCTTTGTGATCTGGCGCTCTATCAGGCGAAGCAAGAAGGCCGGGACCGTGTGGTCAGGGTCCGGGTAGACGAACCTTCGAATACATATCATACATATACATATCGCTAA
- the murC gene encoding UDP-N-acetylmuramate--L-alanine ligase: MDTTERVHFIGIGGYGMSAIARVMLEMGYTVTGSDVAAQELTEKLIAKGAKVFIGHTAEQVKGADLVVYSTALAADNVEWVEAERLKIPVLHRSQMLARLLNERKGVAVAGAHGKTTTSSMIALVMEDCGVDPTYIIGGEIMNVGTNAKAGQGEFVVAEADESDGSFLQYHPWLGIVTNIEADHLENYGGDFGKLKDAYVQFMNQLREDGTAIVCADDENLKSLLPKVKGKVISYGIESETADYTATDIVLGDRQVSYTMNHGTEVLGRIELSIPGQYNLYNSMAAVISCLKSGIAFEAIAAAIVKFHGAKRRFQVLGEVDEILVIDDYAHHPTEIQATISAAKATGKRIIAVFQPQRYTRTFFLLDAFSRAFSEADEVIITDIYSPAGEKQIEGVTSAKLVELIVQNSNAGARHLPTKEDVLADLQNRIAPGDLVITMGAGDIWKVAYALADSLKNR, encoded by the coding sequence TTGGATACTACTGAACGTGTGCATTTTATAGGGATCGGCGGCTATGGTATGAGCGCGATTGCCCGGGTGATGCTGGAGATGGGATATACAGTTACAGGCTCTGACGTAGCTGCCCAGGAGTTAACGGAGAAATTGATAGCAAAAGGTGCCAAGGTCTTCATCGGGCATACGGCGGAGCAGGTAAAAGGTGCGGATCTGGTCGTCTATTCCACGGCACTTGCCGCGGATAATGTGGAATGGGTGGAAGCAGAGCGTCTGAAAATACCGGTTCTGCACCGCTCGCAGATGCTGGCCCGGCTGCTGAATGAACGCAAGGGCGTTGCGGTGGCCGGAGCGCACGGCAAGACTACCACCTCATCCATGATTGCTCTGGTTATGGAAGACTGCGGCGTGGACCCTACCTACATTATCGGCGGGGAGATTATGAATGTCGGCACGAATGCCAAAGCGGGACAAGGGGAATTCGTCGTGGCAGAGGCCGATGAGAGTGACGGCTCGTTCCTGCAATACCATCCTTGGCTGGGAATCGTTACGAACATTGAAGCGGACCATCTGGAGAACTACGGCGGCGACTTCGGCAAGCTGAAGGATGCTTATGTTCAGTTCATGAATCAGCTGCGCGAGGACGGGACAGCTATCGTATGTGCGGATGATGAGAATCTGAAATCCCTGCTGCCTAAGGTAAAAGGTAAAGTGATCAGCTACGGGATCGAATCAGAGACGGCTGATTATACAGCGACTGATATTGTCCTCGGTGACCGTCAGGTATCGTATACCATGAATCATGGAACTGAGGTATTAGGCCGTATTGAGCTCTCTATTCCGGGACAATACAATCTGTATAACTCTATGGCGGCAGTGATTTCTTGTCTGAAATCAGGCATTGCCTTTGAAGCCATTGCGGCTGCGATTGTGAAGTTCCACGGCGCCAAAAGACGCTTCCAGGTGCTGGGCGAGGTTGACGAGATTCTCGTCATTGATGATTACGCACATCATCCAACAGAGATTCAGGCTACGATCAGCGCCGCCAAGGCAACCGGCAAACGCATTATCGCCGTGTTCCAGCCGCAGCGCTACACACGTACCTTCTTCCTGCTGGATGCGTTCAGCCGCGCGTTCAGCGAAGCGGATGAAGTGATTATTACCGATATCTACTCCCCTGCGGGAGAGAAGCAGATAGAGGGAGTCACCTCCGCTAAGCTGGTAGAGCTGATTGTGCAGAACAGCAACGCCGGTGCACGGCATCTGCCGACTAAGGAAGATGTGCTGGCAGACCTGCAGAACCGTATTGCTCCCGGTGATCTGGTCATCACCATGGGTGCAGGCGATATCTGGAAGGTCGCTTATGCGCTGGCAGACAGCCTGAAGAACCGGTAA
- a CDS encoding GGDEF domain-containing protein: MAAGLDLKTLLACLFFGNLFTVLLILAYRPSYPKEKTTPLFLTAKILQLAILQLLLLEEIQDFPFVLPSIILLSVAAGTAEILALLKKLEADSEQMKQRYYALAGISAIGLLLLYLLHPDVPRLIAASALTGAILLLYPAYLLSWKVRKTPLQEITGMLYGVAILSLLSKASGLFYLSPAGSIAAAWLQSFFYAGIYLLMFLGTAGFMLLSREQSYAELERVATYDELTGVLNRRAFVLRAQPLIAAAAKEVVPFSFMLLDVDHFKQVNDTYGHDTGDRVLQDFARRIERELGSGDLFGRFGGEEFAVLLHRSDEEDGERIAERLRCSVLGATVEGMPLSYTVSIGLITILSGERVPLSTLYKLSDTALYEAKQRGRNCVVRNYSYPGKVPEAGILTK, encoded by the coding sequence ATGGCAGCCGGCTTGGATTTGAAGACATTGCTGGCTTGTCTTTTTTTCGGCAATCTATTTACGGTTCTGCTTATTCTGGCATACCGGCCCAGTTATCCGAAAGAGAAGACAACCCCGCTGTTCCTGACAGCCAAAATTCTGCAGCTCGCTATTCTGCAGCTGCTGTTATTAGAGGAAATTCAAGATTTTCCATTCGTGCTTCCAAGTATTATTCTCTTGAGCGTGGCTGCAGGAACTGCGGAGATTCTGGCCCTGCTGAAGAAGCTGGAAGCCGATTCCGAACAAATGAAGCAAAGGTATTACGCGCTGGCCGGAATATCGGCGATAGGTTTGCTGCTGCTTTACCTGCTGCATCCGGATGTTCCCCGGCTGATCGCAGCATCTGCGCTAACGGGTGCCATTCTGCTGCTCTATCCGGCTTATCTGTTATCCTGGAAGGTGAGAAAGACCCCGCTGCAGGAAATTACGGGTATGCTGTACGGCGTGGCTATCCTTTCTCTACTCAGTAAGGCCAGCGGCCTGTTCTATCTTTCGCCGGCCGGCTCGATTGCAGCGGCATGGCTGCAGAGCTTTTTCTATGCCGGGATCTATCTGTTGATGTTCCTTGGAACTGCGGGCTTCATGCTGCTCTCCCGGGAACAGTCCTATGCGGAGCTGGAGCGTGTGGCGACGTATGATGAACTGACGGGCGTCTTGAACCGCAGGGCGTTCGTGCTGCGTGCCCAGCCTCTGATTGCTGCCGCCGCGAAGGAGGTGGTGCCCTTCTCGTTCATGCTGCTGGATGTGGACCACTTCAAGCAGGTTAATGACACCTATGGCCATGATACGGGGGACCGGGTGCTGCAGGATTTCGCCCGCAGAATTGAGCGCGAGCTCGGCAGCGGGGACCTCTTCGGAAGATTCGGGGGCGAGGAATTCGCGGTGCTGCTGCACAGGTCGGATGAGGAAGACGGTGAGAGAATAGCAGAGCGGCTGCGCTGCTCGGTGCTTGGTGCGACTGTCGAAGGCATGCCGCTCTCCTATACAGTCAGCATTGGTCTGATTACGATTCTCTCCGGGGAACGCGTGCCGCTTAGCACCCTATACAAACTGAGCGATACCGCCCTATATGAGGCGAAGCAGCGGGGAAGGAACTGTGTAGTCAGGAATTACAGCTATCCGGGCAAGGTGCCGGAAGCCGGTATTTTGACAAAGTAG